A segment of the Vespula pensylvanica isolate Volc-1 chromosome 9, ASM1446617v1, whole genome shotgun sequence genome:
AGTTGCAAAAGATTAGAAGTAAACTATACcatttttatcaaatcaattataaagttttataaaatttacatatgttaataagttatatatataacataaaatttatatttgtaaagtGGTATAAAATTACTAATgtatattgattataaatgaaagaacCTAAATATGTAGAACCAGTGGATCAACAACTTCGACCAAGCAGTGTCCATGTACAACCAATGCCCTTACCAAAACTTCCATCAACTGAATCACTTACAACAAGTGTAACTATTACAACTGGCCCAGTTCCTGTATCTCCAGGTATAACTATACAGATATTttgtagatattataatatcatattctttaataattcagCATTTATAAGATACTTTTTAATCTCTTATTTAACATCAACCTATTTAGTTTTTTTAGTACagttaattagatattttaattaacatatggcttatataaaataagcaTGTGTCTTAtgtaacattttaattaatcaagatATGtgcttacacacacacacacacacacacacacatttacttatatttatgtatgaaaAATGCATTgcaatacttaaaaaaatatttacatatttgcTTTATATTCACAGTTTTGTTTtgcttaattaaaaatataaggtAAAAATATCAAGCATGTATTGAAATGCTGAATTTTTAATgcttattacaaaatatttttttcatctatctatttaaGAAATGAATAGGCTATTAAagttaatagatattaaagataattaatatcttatattaaatttttattttatagacacaatattattttaagtgtatgcaatgtataatattatttttataagaataataaacgtatcttacaattaaaatgttacatttaaaaatatcttaaaataacatataatttgtatgtataaaattttagaaattttagaattatatattcatatagaaaatataaatcatcagtattatataaaattatgtaaattattaagaagacatttttatagaatatcagcaatataattattagaataaaagaatatatatagtaatttttgtaataaatttgaaatatgaatcaaattatgaatattgtaaaatttaatcatCTTTTTACTgcaatattaatgtttttactCTCATgtgtaaatgttttttatcatACTTAGTATTAAAAGGTGTACAAAAACTTTTACACtctatcaatattatttatatattatatattatgttaagttagataaaaaaaatgtaatcaaTGTACTTTAAATCATATGTAATCAATTTGATGTAAAAAGTGTGTCTATAAGTGATTTCATCAcaattactttatttatcaattaaaacTTGCTCATCTTGTATATATAGAgactataaatttatatatatataatatatatgtgcgtgtgtgtgcgcgcgcgtgtgtgagatatatatttatgttaacaGAAAGtgtagatttttatataatatgaaaatattattcaccTCTTCTACATTTTGTAACACACAAGCATTGTGTTAATatgttaatgaaaataattaatacatatttcatctaagtaaactttttaaaattaatactaaTGCTTACTCTACAgaattattagattatattgtgtgaatctaaattatttttgttttaacaaagttattgaaattaaaaccAGAATAGATTGTGATATtctatatgtaattttttttaggtTTATCTATGACTGGAGAGAACAATCAAAAAACAGATAATACATCAGATaaggtatatatctattttcatGTTTGAGATgtttattacaataatgaataaacaaatatattaatttcatttatatgtattgcTATTAGTCAATGGATTCCTGCAAGTTGACACGGAAAGAATCGTATAAAGcacagagaaaaaattatagaatggaaaagaaacgagttgCAAATGAACTTCTTAGTTCATTTAAAGATCCAACTGTTATTGTAATGAGTGATTGGCTTAAAGTTAGAGGAACGTTGAAAAGCTGGACAAAATTATGGTGTATCCTTAAACCTGGCTTGTTACTACTATATAAAAGtccaaaaataaaagtaaatactatttattttcattttgtatctttacaatataaatgttgaaatgtaaattaaaaactgTAAACTCACATTCATAAAACCATAAATATTGCAGAGTAATCATTGGGTTGGAACTGTTTTGCTGAATACATGTCAAGTAATAGAAAGACCTAGCAAAAAGGATGGATTCTGttttaaactttttcatcCTTTAGAACAGTCTATTTGGGCTCCTCGAGGACCAGAAAATGAAGCAATAGGTAAATGggtatattattacttttaacttaattttaattctgttataataatgataatgaagactgaaattatttcttttgtaggAGCTGTGGTACAACCTTTACCAACTTCTTACTTAATCTTCAGAGCACCATCACAAGCTGCTGGTAAATGCTGGTTGGATGCACTTGAACTTTCTTTAAGATGCTCTTCATTAATTGTACGTTCAACTAGTGCATTGCCGCGTTCTTTGCATCATGATGCGACGACTACTCATGAAACTCAATGGAGTGAAGCAGATTATGAAAAACATTTTGATGAACATGGTGAGTGTTATTGATTAATTCTACGCATGTTTATGTATCTATTGTGATTGTAAAACGTGAATTATTATGAATGATATGCATATTTTacgtgtataaataaaaaaaaatttacgttttgaatattgtatataataatacacacatataataataacagataTTTTCCGGgaagttaaataaaatgttgttaataattactataaataattatttattcttttataaataatttttacagaatattttattaataatttatttttaatttgtaatgtttaatgattattaatttaaaattattaattttaattattcaatttgtatatcatatcatttgatattatcaaacaaaatataaatgcagaaatgttaaaaattgtgaaatatgCAACATAAGtcaaagtattattatattatgaattaaatCCAATTTCATTGATagaatattgatttttctatttgtattcaaaattataactACAAGATACAAATTACAAgcttaatttaataataacaagctTTTAATTATCAGAATTTAACATTActaatattgttaaattattatcctttCCTGTTCTTCATTAccttaaaacaaattaaaaactcTTGCTTTGTAATCCAGTAGTATCTTTAAGCCAATATGCACCTAAATCACCCACAACACCTCAAAGGCGCTTATTGTCATGTCCACAGCCAATCTCACCTGCTATAGCGTGTCATCCTAAAAGTGTTTGTCCTTCACCAACTCCAATGTTTCAACAACTTTACCATGCAGTTGCATACTGGGAAAAACAGTTTCGCGATAAATCTCCTACACCTACTACAGATCCAGAGATTATTGTGTCTTCAGTTTCTATCGATGAACCAGATGGTGGGGGTACTCATCCTAGCATGTCTGGTTTCTCATCTTCTGCTTCTGCACCTGCTCCATCAATTTCCTCTGCTCGTCGCATGACTGTTCCTTCTGTACATGTCCTAGAATACAAGACCCATGAGGTAGTAACGCTAGAACCTGTGTACGCCTCACATACAGACCTGGATGATATCAGCCAGCCAGAGAATGGAGTCGCAGCCGATGCCGAAATCAGTGCTTCGGATAGTGAATCTGAGGGTTCTGCAAAAGAAGAACCATTGGACACAATTAATGAAACTCCATATGTATCTAATGAAAGCGAAGTTCTTGGATCAGTACGTGtttaagtatttatttttgatactttagcattaaaataatcgatttatctcacttttatttaaatttctacaGGCTGGAGAAGTAGTAACAGTACTGCAGGAAGAACAAAAATCTTTAATATGGTTTTTAATGAAACAAGCACGACCTGGAATGGATTTATCTAAAGTAGTATTACCTACTTTTATATTAGAACCTCGATCTTTCCTAGAGAAATTAGCTGACTCTTATTATCATGCTGATCTTTTATCAGAGTAAGAAAAACTCAAACAAAACAactaaatattatcatttattatatttgttacataatatacatttatttttatagagcAGTAATAGAAGATGATGCATTTACACGTATGAAAGCAGTTGTAAAATGGTATTTATCtggtttttataaaaaaccTCAGGGCCTGAAGAAACCATACAATCCACTTTTAGGTGAAACATTTCGTTGTTATTGGCAACATCCTAATGGTTCAAGAACATTCTACTTGGCAGAACAAGTAATAAGTATTAGTTTTCGTAACTTTTCACTATTCTATTAATGCagtctattattattttaaacagtACAATCTATTGTGGTTTCAACCTAATGTaggtttaatatatatatatatatatatatatatatatatatatatatatataattcattaaaatcttgtaatatttttttgtagttGTCTCATCATCCACCTATATCAGGATTTTATGTAACAAATCGTCAAGATGGATATACGATTAGTGCTACAATTATTGCTAAATCTAAATTTTatggtaattatttttttaataaaaagtttaaaattatacaaaaaatatgattattattaatatcatagaCTTCGTGATGTTTCAGGTAATTCAACATCAGCAATTTTAGATGGTGTTGCAATATTAACAATGTTACCCAGAGGTGAAGATTATACAATGACAATTCCTTATGCACATTGTAAAGGTATTCTTGTGGGAACATTATCTATGGAACTTGGTGGAAAGATAGATATTGAATGTGAGAAAACTCGTTACCATACTGAATTAGAATTTAAACTTAAGGTAAAATTTataactatatgtatatgagcTTTTGACGtgaagagaaattaaatttattatagtttaatattatatatcataattcaatattttgttcaaatgcaattattataaatatttttatacacatggaataaattttttttttgtattgtatCATTAGCCCTTTCTTGGAGGAGCAGAACAAATGAATCAAGTAGTAGGAAGAATACGTTTAGGAAAAGAGACTCTTGCTACTATTTCAGGATATTGGGATGGACAAATTATGATTACTGACAAACGGACTGGAGTAAGTTccacatttattattattagaaaagtaaatacagcaaattttgttaatattaaaagatatctTATCTTACAGCAAGAAAGtgtattttttaatccaaCTTCAGAAATACGTAAAAGAAGATTGAAGAAATATACTGTGCCTCTAGAATATCAAGGTCCATGGGAAAGTGAAAAATTATGGCTTGCTGTTACACAAGCGATCAATCGAGATGATCAATTTGCTGCTACCGAAGCAAAAACACAACTAGAGGAAGCTCAAAGAGAACGAGCGAAAGAACGTAAAAGTATTGGTCAAGAATGGGTTCCTAAATATTTTGTACAGGTAATCACAtggttatatttatatatccttacataaaaattaaaataattaataagtcaTTCATAAAATGTctcaacaaaatatatattttttgtcaacAGGATATTATAACAGGTAATTGGGTTTATAGACATGCAGATGCTCGGCCATGGGATCCTAGAAATGATGTAGTACAATATGAGcatgattatattatacgcACAAAAACAAGACATAAAACACCGATAATGCGTACTGGTAGTATTGTTTCTACAGATCCTCAAACGCAGgtatagataaattaaatacaacTTACAGTATGtgtagtattattaatattcttcgtTACCTTCTTCGTTTACCATATAATAATGCAAGTtctcaatttattaatttttatggtacgataattcatttaatataatcggcctaataaaatatattacttcgaagtaatatattttaaaaacttaTAGATCATTTTAAGTTAATTTAgttaatgtttataattagattattcttccattactttttttcagtaaattcatcaaaaatattattaatataaatataagcaATTAATAAAGATAGCTACAatgtataacatataatagatataaataaaattcgatacaaaaataaattttgttttagatGCCATTACTTCAAGCTGAGTCTCGTTCATCGTTATCTGTATTAAAATCTTCAAAACGGCAATTGTCAAATAATTTACCTCTTACAGAAACTGCACATGATTCAGGTAGTTCATCTGCAGAGTTACATTCAGACTCTAGTCAATCAGTAGGAAAAAGGAGACGAGCAACAACAAGgtaaaatgattattactataacaagattaaaaattttattatacttttatacaaTAACAAATTTACAGATTATTGGATATTACAAAAGACATAGAAAATCAATTATCAGAATATGGTGAAAAACTTAATCGTATCCAACATTTAATTGAACAACTTGCTGTAAGGCAAAGAGCACAAATAGAACAACATCATATAAATGTTCTAAAAAGTTTTATGGATATTATTCTGGTTATTGTAGTTGTTTTCCTGATGCAGTATTTCATGAAAGTATGGAATACAGGACTTAATACaagttgaaataatttattacagtgtcctatatattacataactatttacacataataaaataaaagaatcagctttttatttttcaggtgtataaatatatatatacacatatgtatatgtgtatatatatatatatatatatatatatatatatctatatacatattcttaaTTGATCGTGATAATGCAGCAacagtaatattttataacattaacTATATGAAATTGTGAGTTAAAAAAATGTGTAcaatatttatctaaaattattttcttatagcATCAAAGGTGTATAATTTATGCCTAAATTGTTGGATTACCAATCAATATGAGCTTAATATCTTGTATATAATGGCTATattgcaatattatataagatgtTATAAAAATCTGTTGAGTTACTATAGTTTTTACTGCAACTACTCGATAGTAAAACGCATACATAACGAAATTATTGCAGTACAGTTCTAAAAAATTTGTAGATTACATACTTGatgtctatatattatataaagctataaaaattataaaagttaattgtaaattatactATTATCTAACTTGATTCATTGATCTTTATTGAAGtatcttaatattatatatccatCCTTTAAATCGTAGAACTTCATATCAATGAATAACAGTGTTTTAAGAGTAATTGCATGTTTAAACTTGTACATAAATAAGATGCACATAAACATTATCTTCGCATTTCAATAAATTGATTTCATTAAGTTGACTTCAATTGATTCgcgatatttacaaaatatgttttgagcaaaatattttttataacaaaatttatatctatgcACACGCTTTTACGAACATCGCATTTTATGAATTGTCCATAGAGCTTTCTTACAATTTATTTGCGactgataaaatgaaaaaatgagtcttgatcaattttataatttatagtaCAGTGCCTAATAATCTACTtagtatttgttatttaatataaaagctgtaaaaatataatcaacaTGATTCCTGATGATAGAAGGTTTCAACAATATTCCAAAAAAgcattattatagaaattttaaagTTGGTCCTAATATATCAGTATCAATGTTAACATAATATTTCCGTATATTTGGATTATATGATaagcatattttattaatactatatttattaatactatatttttGATCATATgccaaaatttaatatttaataatccaagtataaaaatataacaattgaCAAGAATAgtttattgaaagaaatagtatATTTCCTATAATATAGtttctataataaaacgttccttatatatttttgacaaatcattatttattcaaaattacagcaattaataatattactattacaactgaaataatttctatttatctgaAATTGTATTTATCTGAAAGTTTATGCtgcattctttttttgcaCAAACATATTCacattatacattttttcctAAGAAAACACATACTATTTTAAACTTAATATATGCTACTGAGTGTTTCATTTAAGTTCAACaaaggtatatatatcattatttaatattcgtaatattaaaaaatttttttttatttacagatttttttttaatagaatcacctctattaaattttaattgttatagTTTAATTAAGGTACATGAATGGAACAAAAAGGGATATGTGCAAtagtttttaaattaaaaaaattaatctaccCCATTCCTATGAAATACGCTTTTTAAATggttaaaatatcatttaattatgatataaataaatatattttgattctttactaaaaaaaaaattaatattgtgtATGTAcctgaaatatttatttacatttttattttcaatttcaattatgatttattattaaaatggaaatatgaatatcataattataacataaaattatcTACTGTTACTGGATTATTTATGCTTGTATCGTATGCATTAATAATAGtaccataaatattatataactataaatattataactagttttaatatatacatacaaaaattatCGTTTTCAATATTGTATTTCCTCAATTTTGTCTTTTACATCtggataaaagaattattgttGTATATGATCACTTTAttatgcaaataaataaattcatttgagatttataaatcttataaatataaataaattactgtTATATGTGAATagacattaatttatttccatttacaaatattggtttaattataatttaatatatataaatatatatatatatatatatatatatatatatatatgctcgattctaatatttatataatgtaatgtcATTTGTATTAGTATATGTCAAATTCATAGGTTGTTGATAAcaagaattttcaatataagttaaaaaaaaaaaaatcgataacgaTGTATAAAACACAAGGTtgaacataattatatataaaaaaataaataagttttagattatatatatatattatataaataagaaatattatttttttctagatcATTTTAAAACAAGTCAAAAGTTGATATCGGTAACACCACAGATGATACGCGAAGCTGTAGAAGTTCTACAAATGAGAAAACTTTTTGTTAGCACTGAACtaataatagattatttaataaaacattatccAGTAGATAGTGAAGCACTTACAACAGAACTTATTCCAAAATTGAAATATGCTGTACGCGTTggattaataacaaaatttggACATGATCAATTTTGTATTCCGACATTGCTACAAGATGCTAACACAATCGAGACGGCATTCACTGCATTTTGAGATCTTTGTTACActgtaagaaaattttttttttatttctttatgaaagtatttcattttactatTTCAAAAATACTGAATAAACAAACtagaaaattgattatttaaaaaaatcatgtCAATCGCAATTGTAAAAACAAATCTATACTTTATTAACATGCAATTAAcgttatttagaaaaaatataaaaccaaTTGTGCTTAACTTACAAGAACAGTGTTTTTGGAGTATGTATACAATAATGTATACATTGGAGATTATacattcaattatatattaatttactataaatatttataacacatatatacaaaattacattatattttatctctttattatcattttatataatttaattttatttactactATAATggaaacatatgtatataattattgtgtaTAATTCCAAACTAATAAAAACACggtagaaattaatatattaaagaaattaataaaattgatatttttactgaattttttattttcataaattcataaaataatttataaaatattatagatataaatatatttgtatatataagatattaataactataataataacgaatctatgtattaatattttgttatacattatatcatgtatcaaatataaatttttttattttttgtaagacCAAACATTTTTAGAAACGTAACTTAAACATTGACTTTActtcaattaaaattgtatggtataatcgaaaaaaatttggaGAATACTTtagtatacaatatatataatcttctattttcttacgacttttaaaattattgtataaattatacaataagGTACCATTAAACATATCAGAAACTTTCGTAAGTTGATATGGATAACCCAGTAATGCATTTAGATCTATACTATGTTTTAAACAACTTTGAAATTGTGCAAATATATGAATAACtgatcgtttaaaattttttggaTTTTGTTGAAGTTTGATCTCCATATTactattagatataaaaaatggtGCTAATATTAGACAGTCACATTCCGTAATTTCATTAAGAGCTTCTATAATACTTATTTCTGAGGAACagtctaataaaaaaaagttgttttgtacatcttttttttttgaagattttATTGCTtccaatttttgtttatatttattttcaaatatatgcATAGATCTACAATAACCAATTTTCAAATCAATGATATGATATAACATTGCAAACAGCAATGCATATATATGagtatttgattttaattctgGTAAGTTATCTATCCAATATTTTGCTGTTGCAATATACAATCTCCAATTTTCAGGGAATTTAACTATAAAATCATGTTGTATATTTAAAGTATTgtcataaatttctttccttatatCGAATGGGATTTTTCTGAGATCGTGCAAGGATGAAATTTTACAAGAAccaatattatcaatatatgtTAGTGGATAATGagataattgattattttgtcCTCTAGTTATGTATTCTGAAGGTTTACTTGTTTGTTCAAATTCTGATTTaagtaatgtatatataacattaataattttttcacttATAAATACACTTGAAGGTTGACGATAATCTTCAATTtgtacatgatatatatataatttgtgcattaatatatttataaaataatttgttaatgaaCCTTTAGAAAATTCATAAATGAACCAAGAGGGTAAACTATTAATAAAAGCATCATGTCTAGTCTCCAAATCACATTCAATcatatctttatattcttttgataGTTCTCTTATTAGGTCATTTATATCTGTTTGAAACTTGCAattattttctgtattttgCGAAATGATTTTATCCATATCTTCTTTGGAAAAATCCAATTGATCCaagatatttattgatatactGGTATATTCATTTATGATCATCTCAATTGCTCTAaacgtttgttttttattttcctgtGGCACTGTTCTCATTATTAGACTTATAGCCTCGTTTAATGTATGTTTACTTAACCAATTTAAAGTACCCTCTATGCGACATTGctgtaaattaaaattaatacgtCCAATGTTTGGCAATTTTatgttcttataaaaatttttgaattcgTATTGTTGTATGTAATCATTCCCTAGCAAAATAGCAGCTAAGGGTA
Coding sequences within it:
- the LOC122631754 gene encoding protein asteroid — its product is MGIPGLTTYIRNHSEQFLRSFDLHDTYLVIDGSSIGCQLYTCSTKCNSAFGGDYDIYAENVRHFFWKLRKCNITPLVLLDGGYETRKTKTIMKRLRERYQAVESFTLSSQNNTHLFPILMFCIFKSIMKEMNIKYIQCLFEADNAIASVAKLLNCPVLSSDSDFYIYGVLYIPYYTLQNYIRKWRKYVIPCKIYKVETFLNIFSGLTESLLPLAAILLGNDYIQQYEFKNFYKNIKLPNIGRINFNLQQCRIEGTLNWLSKHTLNEAISLIMRTVPQENKKQTFRAIEMIINEYTSISINILDQLDFSKEDMDKIISQNTENNCKFQTDINDLIRELSKEYKDMIECDLETRHDAFINSLPSWFIYEFSKGSLTNYFINILMHKLYIYHVQIEDYRQPSSVFISEKIINVIYTLLKSEFEQTSKPSEYITRGQNNQLSHYPLTYIDNIGSCKISSLHDLRKIPFDIRKEIYDNTLNIQHDFIVKFPENWRLYIATAKYWIDNLPELKSNTHIYALLFAMLYHIIDLKIGYCRSMHIFENKYKQKLEAIKSSKKKDVQNNFFLLDCSSEISIIEALNEITECDCLILAPFFISNSNMEIKLQQNPKNFKRSVIHIFAQFQSCLKHSIDLNALLGYPYQLTKVSDMFNGTLLYNLYNNFKSRKKIEDYIYCILKYSPNFFRLYHTILIEVKSMFKLRF
- the LOC122631755 gene encoding uncharacterized protein LOC122631755, producing MYKTQDHFKTSQKLISVTPQMIREAVEVLQMRKLFVSTELIIDYLIKHYPVDSEALTTELIPKLKYAVRVGLITKFGHDQFCIPTLLQDANTIETAFTAF